A window of the Enoplosus armatus isolate fEnoArm2 chromosome 5, fEnoArm2.hap1, whole genome shotgun sequence genome harbors these coding sequences:
- the ostn gene encoding osteocrin: MQLCGCLLLSYLLSVTLLHCSIDGFRVQQLAAQHVDRPAWKSPAGLRPRPGGVKVGEELTAKLLRLDDLVRMENDVMEPKRKRSFPGNNAPLDRLSVSSMETKQGTNKQSKVVELPRRRVNPPPIDRIGMSRLPNGRG; encoded by the exons atgcaGCTCTGCGGCTGTTTGCTGTTGTCCTACTTGCTGTCCGTCACTCTGCTCCACTGCAGCATCGACGGCTTCAGAGTCCAACAGCTGGCTGCTCag CATGTAGACCGGCCCGCGTGGAAGTCTCCGGCGGGTCTTCGGCCTCGTCCTGGAGGGGTGAAGGTGGGGGAGGAGCTAACGGCCAAGCTGCTCCGATTGGACGACCTGGTGAGGATGGAGAATGATGTCATGGAgccaaagaggaagaggagtttcCCCGGCAACAACGCCCCGCTGGACCGCCTGTCAGTCAGCTCCATGGAAACCAAACAGGGAACCAACAAGCAGAG CAAGGTAGTTGAGTTGCCACGGCGGCGAGTCAATCCGCCTCCCATTGACAGGATTGGAATGAGTCGTCTACCAAACGGTCGAGGATAG
- the LOC139285112 gene encoding protein IWS1 homolog: MDGEEDDFMSGNHSDDGGGTPVQDEHQASGAEEVRSDRHQSEDEGSNDEDAPNAMETSRAASGSDNEDHRGGDSDSEGEAPRGHRDDKSDSETEAPRPANSDDDSPVKRRMSGSDNEEESPIKHVASDNEDGRGLSPPKRRGSSSEGEEREERPRAAADSDSENEDPKPTASPDRRSNADSDSDTETPARRKAAQIDSDEEEEVKPQEEAEGGGGGKWKAVMQSDSEEEEEGRRRKAAAGSDGEQQQQEEKEQRDDSDDEKPVKRKKAILSDSEDEDEEKADKPAKRSRAVSDDENSDSDGGSGGPDKSLAAKLRELGSDSGSEEDERSKAATGKKDEKALFGSDSDSGDGDEEEKMIADIFGESGDEEEEEFTGFNQEDLDGDKKESKEKQQQVEEESDSDDGVDRSGQDTSFMSDFDIMLARRKAMNSKKRRHRDGGTFISDADDVVSAMITKMNEAAEEDRTLNSQKKPALKKLTLLPQVVMHLKKQDLKETFIDSGVMSAIKEWISPLPDKSLPALRIREELLRILQELPSVSQETLKHSGIGRSVMFLYKHPKESRSNKDLALKLINEWSRPIFGLTSNYKGMTREERQQRDLDQQMPQRRRLSSGGQTPRRDLEKQLTGEEKALRPGDPGFCARARVPMPSNKDYVVRPKWNVEMESSRGPMKKGMSRVDKQMRRFADIRRLTKPGHAVKISVEGNRMPL, from the exons ATGGACGGAGAAGAGGACGACTTCATGTCCGGGAACCACTCCG ATGACGGAGGCGGCACTCCAGTTCAGGATGAACACCAGGCGTCAGGCGCCGAGGAGGTGAGGAGCGACAGACATCAATCTGAG GATGAGGGCAGCAACGATGAAGATGCCCCCAATGCCATGGAGACGAGCAGGGCAGCCAGTGGCTCCGACAACGAGGATCACAGAGGGGGCGACAGCGACTCGGAGGGTGAGGCCCCCAGGGGCCACCGCGACGACAAAAGTGACTCTGAGACAGAGGCTCCGCGGCCCGCCAACAGCGACGACGACTCTCCGGTGAAACGCAGGATGAGCGGGTCGGACAACGAGGAGGAGTCGCCCATCAAACACGTAGCTTCAGATAACGAGGACGGCAGAGGATTGTCTCCCCCCAAACGCAGGGGGAGCAGCtctgagggggaggagagggaggagaggcccAGAGCGGCCGCAGACAGCGACTCAGAGAACGAGGATCCCAAACCGACGGCGTCCCCCGACCGCCGGTCCAACGCAGACAGTGACTCTGACACAGAGACGCCTGCCAGACGCAAGGCAGCACAGATAGACtctgacgaggaggaggaggtgaaaccacaggaggaggcagagggaggaggaggagggaagtggAAGGCTGTGATGCAGTctgacagtgaggaggaggaggagggaaggaggaggaaggctgcTGCGGGAAGTgatggagagcagcagcagcaggaggagaaagagcagagagatgacagCGACGATGAGAAGCCAG tgaagaggaagaaggccATCCTCTCAgacagtgaggatgaggatgaggagaaggcAGACAAACCAG CGAAGAGGAGTCGGGCGGTGTCCGATGACGAGAACTCAGACAGTGATGGCGGCTCCGGCGGTCCCGATAAGAGTCTGGCAGCCAAACTGAGGGAGCTGGGCTCGGACAGCGGGAGCGAGGAGGACGAGAGGTCGAAGGCCGCGACGGGGAAGAAGGACGAGAAGGCGTTGTTCGGCAGCGACAGCGACTCCGGAGACGGCGATGAGGAGGA GAAAATGATCGCAGACATCTTTGGAGAGTCTGGagacgaagaggaagaggagttcaCG GGTTTCAACCAGGAGGACCTGGACGGAGACAAGAAGGAGTcgaaggagaagcagcagcaggtggaggaggagtctGACTCTGATGATGGCGTCGACCGCAGCGGCCAAGA cACCAGCTTCATGTCTGACTTCGACATCATGCTCGCTCGGAGGAAAGCCATGAACAGTAAGAAGAGGCGGCACCGCGACGGAGGGACGTTCATCAGCGACGCCGACGACGTGGTCAGCGCCATGATCACCAAGATGAACGAGGCCGCAGAG GAGGACCGAACTCTGAACAGTCAGAAGAAACCGGCGCTGAAGAAACTCACTCTGCTGCCGCAGGTCGTCATGCACCTGAAGAA ACAGGATTTGAAGGAGACGTTTATCGACAGCGGCGTGATGTCGGCCATTAAAGAGTGGATCAGTCCTCTTCCAGATAAGTCGCTGCCCGCTCTCCGGATCAGAGAGGAGCTCCTCAGGATCCTGCAGGAA ctgcCCAGCGTCAGTCAGGAGACCCTGAAGCACAGCGGGATCGGACGCTCCGTCATGTTTCTGTACAAACATCCCAAAGAGTCCCGATCCAACAAAGACCTCGCTCTCAAACTCATCA ATGAGTGGTCGCGGCCGATCTTTGGCTTGACGTCCAACTATAAGGGGATGACGAGAGAGGAGCGTCAGCAGAGAGACCTGGACCAGCAGATGCCTCAGAGACGACGACTCAG TTCGGGGGGTCAGACGCCTCGGAGAGACCTGGAGAAACAGCTGACTGGGGAGGAAAA AGCTCTGCGACCTGGTGACCCCGGGTTCTGTGCCCGGGCTCGGGTGCCGATGCCCTCCAACAAAGACTACGTCGTGCGACCCAAATGGAACGTAGAGATGGAGTCCAGCAGA GGTCCGATGAAGAAGGGTATGTCCCGCGTTGATAAACAGATGCGTAGATTTGCAGACATCCGCCGCCTGACGAAGCCGGGTCACGCTGTTAAAATCAGTGTGGAAGGAAACCGGATGCCGCTCTGA